The Anaerotignum faecicola genome contains a region encoding:
- a CDS encoding ATP-binding cassette domain-containing protein, translating to MIEVKNWKKSFGDNQVIKGVDYRVETGDVVAIIGASGSGKSTFLRTLNFL from the coding sequence ATGATTGAGGTTAAAAACTGGAAAAAAAGTTTTGGCGACAATCAGGTGATTAAGGGTGTGGACTACCGGGTAGAAACCGGGGATGTTGTCGCCATTATCGGAGCCAGCGGGTCTGGAAAATCCACTTTCCTGAGAACCTTAAACTTTTTG